A single window of Acidobacteriota bacterium DNA harbors:
- a CDS encoding efflux RND transporter permease subunit, with the protein MPKTGLVAMLAVAGGAALPAQIPAPPETQEKKTMTLAEVCVRRPVFATMLVLFLVVLGVFSFMDLGVDLFPKADPPIVNVRIKLPGASPDEVTSQIVLPVEEQISSVSGLDELEIWSMDGLARITCRFALDRKMEDAAQDVREKVALAMGKLPPNTQPPVITKADPESDPIITLVVGGPRNLREITEIADKQIKRTLQTVDGVAAIDIVGGRDREIQILLDAEKLNSHRITVNQVARALQNENIEAPGGRLYQGTEELAVRTMGRFDVVREFSDLIVSSTSSAPIKVSDLGHVEDIFAEPRSFARLDGKPAVTLQIRRQAGTNTVKVVDALREKLDKLRPTLPNDLTINVISDQSQFIRASIAALQEHLLLGSLLASLIILLFIRNWRAVLISSLAIPASIIATFTLMRIAGFTLNNMTLLALTLAVGIVIDDAIVVLENIFRHLEELHRSPMQAAIEGTKEVALAVTATTLSLVVIFVPIAFMTGYAQRYLNAFGWTMTCAIMVSLLVSFTLTPMLAARFLRRDASEVKLSKQTALFTWFEHHYERMLNWSLDHPWVILGLSVLVFATTFPLNRMVGRDFIPSDDQGEFTIHVDLPEGLSLAGLNKFVNDIEPKLQQLPELNHLLTLSSERLNHVHFTPNLIDLDKRRLSSQEVGAIARKIFEQVPQARHKIAYPSALGGGESLGFPIQVQLLGPELDKLGELARQAGDEIRALPGIVSSEPSFFFASPELRVTLDRARAAELGVRANDVASAVRLLMSGEDEITTYREAGEQYPVKIMLDEKQRSDREILSRLMVPSSKLEQVRIDNVAGIARGLGPSRINRFNRQYNIPIFVANAPSKPMNEAVKDITQAMTKLNFPPGYRYFFGGNVKALDETTSNLIMAFLLAIVFMYMVLAAQFESFTHPFIILLALPLSVPFALLSLYLTGRTLNLWSTLGVLLLLGIVKKNAILQVDYTNHLRAEGLSVRDAILQADRARLRPILMTTFSIIAGLIPTAFGSGAGSAQRSAIAVTIIGGQLFCLLLTLLLTPVAYELLDRWSPRLLRVRQWRWKALVKGASEKPNG; encoded by the coding sequence TTGCCAAAAACCGGCCTCGTCGCCATGCTCGCCGTGGCTGGCGGCGCCGCGCTCCCCGCGCAAATTCCCGCGCCGCCTGAAACGCAGGAGAAAAAGACCATGACGTTAGCTGAAGTCTGTGTGCGTCGCCCCGTCTTTGCGACGATGCTGGTGCTGTTTCTGGTCGTGCTGGGCGTGTTTTCGTTTATGGATTTGGGCGTAGACCTCTTCCCCAAAGCCGACCCGCCTATCGTCAACGTGCGCATCAAACTGCCCGGCGCAAGCCCCGATGAAGTGACCAGCCAAATCGTGCTGCCAGTCGAAGAACAAATCAGCAGCGTCAGCGGTCTGGATGAATTGGAAATCTGGTCAATGGATGGGCTGGCGCGCATCACCTGTCGCTTCGCCCTCGACCGCAAGATGGAGGATGCCGCACAGGACGTGCGCGAAAAGGTCGCGCTGGCGATGGGCAAGCTGCCGCCCAATACACAACCGCCCGTCATCACCAAAGCCGATCCCGAATCCGACCCGATCATCACGCTGGTCGTGGGCGGCCCGCGCAATTTGCGCGAGATTACCGAAATCGCCGACAAGCAGATCAAACGCACGCTGCAAACCGTGGACGGCGTCGCCGCGATTGACATCGTGGGCGGGCGCGACCGCGAGATTCAAATCCTGCTGGACGCCGAAAAACTCAACAGCCATCGCATCACCGTCAATCAGGTCGCGCGCGCGCTGCAAAACGAAAATATCGAAGCGCCCGGCGGCAGGTTGTATCAAGGCACGGAAGAACTGGCCGTGCGCACGATGGGCCGTTTCGACGTGGTACGCGAATTCAGCGATCTGATCGTCTCAAGCACGAGCAGCGCGCCGATCAAGGTCTCCGATTTGGGTCACGTCGAAGACATCTTTGCCGAGCCGCGCAGCTTCGCCAGACTCGACGGCAAACCGGCGGTCACGTTGCAAATCCGGCGGCAGGCCGGTACTAACACCGTCAAAGTCGTGGACGCCTTGCGCGAGAAACTCGACAAGCTGCGTCCGACCTTGCCCAACGATCTGACGATCAATGTCATCAGCGATCAATCGCAATTCATACGCGCTTCGATTGCCGCGTTGCAGGAACATCTGCTGCTGGGCAGTTTGCTGGCGAGCCTGATTATTCTGCTGTTCATCCGCAACTGGCGCGCGGTGCTGATTTCGTCGCTGGCGATTCCGGCTTCGATCATCGCCACCTTCACGCTGATGCGTATCGCGGGGTTCACGCTCAACAACATGACGCTGCTGGCATTGACGCTGGCGGTCGGCATCGTGATTGATGACGCGATTGTGGTGCTCGAAAACATCTTCCGCCATCTTGAAGAATTGCATCGCTCGCCCATGCAGGCCGCGATCGAAGGCACGAAAGAAGTCGCCTTGGCCGTGACCGCGACGACGCTTTCGCTGGTCGTGATCTTCGTGCCCATCGCGTTTATGACTGGTTACGCGCAACGCTATTTGAATGCTTTCGGCTGGACGATGACCTGCGCGATTATGGTTTCGTTGCTGGTGTCATTCACGCTGACGCCAATGCTGGCCGCGCGCTTTTTGCGCCGCGACGCCAGCGAAGTGAAGCTCTCGAAGCAGACGGCGCTCTTCACCTGGTTCGAGCACCACTATGAACGTATGCTCAACTGGTCGCTCGATCATCCCTGGGTGATCCTGGGTTTGAGCGTGCTGGTTTTCGCCACGACCTTCCCGCTCAACCGCATGGTCGGGCGCGATTTCATCCCCAGCGATGATCAGGGCGAATTCACCATTCACGTGGATTTGCCCGAAGGCCTGTCGCTCGCGGGCCTGAACAAATTTGTAAACGACATCGAACCGAAGTTGCAGCAGTTGCCCGAACTCAATCACTTGCTGACGCTCTCCAGCGAGCGGCTCAATCACGTCCATTTCACGCCCAACCTGATTGACCTCGACAAACGCAGACTCAGCAGCCAAGAAGTTGGGGCTATTGCGCGCAAAATCTTCGAGCAGGTGCCCCAGGCGCGTCACAAAATTGCGTACCCCTCGGCCCTGGGCGGTGGCGAATCGCTGGGCTTCCCGATTCAGGTGCAATTGCTTGGCCCCGAACTGGACAAACTGGGCGAGCTGGCGCGGCAGGCGGGCGATGAAATCCGCGCCCTGCCGGGCATCGTCAGTTCCGAACCGTCGTTCTTTTTCGCCAGCCCCGAATTGCGCGTGACGCTTGATCGCGCGCGCGCCGCCGAACTGGGCGTGCGCGCCAACGATGTCGCCAGCGCCGTGCGCCTGCTGATGAGCGGCGAAGACGAGATCACGACCTACCGCGAAGCCGGCGAACAATATCCGGTCAAAATCATGCTCGACGAAAAACAGCGCAGCGACCGCGAGATTCTTTCGCGGCTGATGGTGCCGTCGTCCAAGCTCGAACAAGTACGCATTGACAACGTCGCCGGCATCGCGCGCGGGTTGGGACCGTCGCGCATCAACCGTTTCAACCGCCAATACAACATCCCCATCTTCGTCGCCAACGCGCCCAGCAAGCCGATGAACGAAGCGGTCAAAGACATCACGCAGGCGATGACGAAACTAAACTTTCCGCCGGGCTATCGCTACTTTTTCGGCGGCAACGTCAAAGCGCTGGACGAGACGACGAGCAATCTGATCATGGCCTTTCTGCTCGCCATCGTGTTTATGTACATGGTGCTGGCGGCGCAATTCGAAAGCTTCACGCACCCGTTCATCATCCTGCTGGCGCTGCCGTTAAGCGTGCCCTTTGCGCTGTTGTCGCTCTATCTGACGGGCCGCACACTGAATCTGTGGAGCACGCTGGGCGTCTTGCTGTTGCTGGGCATCGTCAAAAAGAACGCGATTTTGCAAGTGGATTACACCAACCACCTGCGCGCCGAAGGGCTGTCGGTGCGCGACGCGATTCTGCAAGCCGACCGCGCGCGCTTGCGCCCGATTCTGATGACGACGTTCTCGATCATCGCGGGCCTGATTCCGACGGCCTTTGGCAGCGGCGCGGGCAGCGCGCAACGTTCGGCCATCGCCGTCACGATCATCGGCGGACAGTTGTTCTGTCTGTTGCTGACGCTGTTGCTGACGCCGGTCGCCTATGAGTTGCTGGATCGTTGGAGTCCACGGCTGTTGCGCGTGCGGCAGTGGCGTTGGAAGGCGCTCGTCAAAGGCGCGAGCGAAAAGCCGAACGGATAA
- the npdG gene encoding NADPH-dependent F420 reductase: MTTETIAIIGGTGDQGRGLALRWAKAGYAIIIGSRDAARAAAAAEEMRAELGGVPNITGLANAEAAAQAAIVVLAVPFAAQTPTLKGIVQSLQPGTLLVDVTVPLEPAVGGKPTRVLGVWAGSAAEQTAELAPAGVEVVAAFHNVGADALSALAHEVECDILVCGDKKDAKLRLRPLVEAIPGCRYVDAGVLANARIVEAMTALLIGVNIRYKTHTGIRVTGLPA, from the coding sequence ATGACAACAGAAACAATCGCAATCATTGGCGGCACGGGCGACCAGGGTCGCGGCCTGGCGCTGCGCTGGGCCAAAGCCGGTTATGCCATCATCATCGGCTCACGTGACGCCGCGCGCGCGGCTGCGGCGGCGGAAGAGATGCGCGCCGAACTCGGCGGCGTGCCGAACATCACCGGCTTAGCCAATGCCGAAGCCGCCGCGCAAGCCGCCATCGTCGTCTTGGCCGTGCCTTTCGCCGCACAAACGCCTACGCTCAAAGGCATCGTGCAGAGCCTGCAGCCCGGCACGTTGCTCGTGGATGTCACCGTGCCGCTCGAACCGGCGGTGGGCGGCAAGCCGACGCGGGTGTTGGGCGTGTGGGCCGGTTCCGCTGCTGAACAAACCGCCGAACTCGCGCCCGCCGGGGTCGAAGTCGTCGCGGCCTTTCACAATGTTGGCGCGGATGCGCTCAGCGCTCTCGCACACGAGGTCGAATGCGACATCCTCGTGTGTGGCGACAAGAAAGATGCCAAATTGCGTTTACGTCCGCTGGTCGAAGCCATTCCCGGTTGCCGCTATGTTGACGCGGGGGTGCTCGCCAATGCGCGCATCGTCGAAGCCATGACCGCGCTGCTCATCGGCGTCAACATTCGCTACAAAACGCACACCGGCATTCGCGTGACCGGGTTGCCCGCCTGA
- a CDS encoding nuclear transport factor 2 family protein: MNKILQRGRWLALLLSLLLTTVVAQPEKLSAELQVLAEAERAFARLCVAQGVRASFMAFFAPDAINFQPGPVNAQEALAKRPAPTGPLPTTLDWRPVWGALSAAGDMGCNTGPYTVTDNTPAQRPTQHGLFFSVWKKQSDGSWKVAVDIGTPTLTAVTPLQTPYQRIGNRKVVATKREPAAAATLQSVESEFLQALQQDGLVTAYLNHVSADARLHRTGKLPAVGKEAIRQSLSEKPLALTFSILKTDLARSGDFGWTLGKYELKDKPGTVAETGHFVHVWQRNEKGVWKLLADITNPLPTPKP; encoded by the coding sequence ATGAACAAAATCTTGCAACGCGGGCGTTGGCTCGCGCTCTTACTTTCCCTGTTACTCACCACGGTCGTGGCACAACCGGAAAAACTTTCCGCCGAATTGCAGGTGCTGGCAGAGGCCGAACGCGCCTTTGCCAGGCTGTGTGTCGCGCAAGGCGTGCGCGCCTCGTTTATGGCGTTCTTCGCGCCCGACGCCATCAATTTCCAGCCCGGCCCGGTCAACGCGCAAGAGGCCTTAGCCAAACGCCCTGCGCCCACGGGGCCGCTGCCCACCACGTTGGATTGGCGGCCCGTGTGGGGTGCGCTTTCGGCGGCGGGCGATATGGGCTGCAACACCGGCCCTTACACAGTGACCGACAACACGCCTGCCCAGCGCCCCACCCAACACGGGTTATTTTTTTCGGTCTGGAAGAAACAATCCGACGGAAGCTGGAAAGTCGCGGTGGACATCGGCACGCCTACGCTCACAGCCGTGACGCCGCTGCAAACGCCGTATCAACGGATTGGCAACCGCAAGGTCGTGGCAACGAAACGCGAACCAGCCGCCGCCGCCACTTTACAGTCGGTTGAATCCGAATTTTTGCAGGCCTTACAGCAGGATGGGCTGGTGACGGCGTATTTGAATCACGTGAGCGCCGATGCCCGCTTGCACCGCACCGGCAAATTGCCCGCCGTCGGCAAAGAGGCGATCCGCCAGTCGCTGAGTGAAAAGCCACTGGCACTGACGTTCTCGATTCTGAAAACCGATCTGGCGCGCTCCGGCGATTTCGGCTGGACGCTGGGCAAATATGAATTGAAGGACAAGCCGGGCACGGTTGCCGAAACGGGCCACTTTGTGCACGTCTGGCAACGCAATGAAAAAGGCGTGTGGAAATTGTTGGCGGACATCACCAACCCGCTGCCGACACCAAAGCCATGA
- a CDS encoding PQQ-binding-like beta-propeller repeat protein: MKNALAGFFSAALLLQGASGYKVVGHYPLPGVGGFDYVTLDNAARRIYVSHATQVEVVDADTGKFVGAIPDTPGVHGIAIATAFKHGFTSNGREHKVSMFDPATLQLIKKIDVGKGPDGIYYDPGSKRVFTNNHGTHDITAIDAATGAVVGTVKLAGDGEQAVIAADGTIYVNSEDTAEVVAFDPQSLEVKKRFPIGVAKVPTGLAYDAKTKRLFIGCRTEPKMVVMDAVTGKVINSFPIAAGVDYAGFDPQAKLIFFSCGSGTLNIFHEKSADSYEDAGAVKTQPSAKTMAFDPKTKKVFLPAVEYQETPATEPGKPPQRSMKPGTFTLLIVGK, from the coding sequence ATGAAAAACGCATTGGCCGGTTTCTTTTCCGCCGCGCTGCTGTTGCAGGGCGCGAGCGGCTACAAGGTGGTTGGGCATTATCCGCTGCCGGGTGTGGGCGGGTTTGATTACGTGACGTTGGACAACGCCGCGCGGCGGATTTACGTTTCGCACGCGACCCAGGTTGAAGTGGTGGATGCCGATACTGGCAAGTTCGTCGGCGCGATCCCCGATACGCCAGGCGTCCACGGGATTGCGATTGCCACGGCCTTCAAACACGGCTTCACCAGCAATGGCCGGGAACACAAGGTCTCGATGTTCGATCCGGCCACGCTGCAACTCATCAAAAAAATTGACGTGGGCAAAGGGCCGGATGGCATTTACTACGACCCGGGTTCAAAGCGCGTTTTCACCAACAATCACGGCACGCACGACATCACCGCGATTGATGCGGCCACTGGTGCTGTGGTCGGGACGGTGAAACTCGCGGGCGACGGCGAACAGGCGGTGATTGCTGCCGATGGCACGATCTATGTCAACAGCGAAGACACGGCGGAGGTCGTCGCCTTCGATCCGCAGTCGCTGGAAGTGAAAAAGCGCTTTCCCATCGGCGTGGCGAAAGTTCCGACGGGTCTGGCTTACGACGCGAAAACGAAACGCCTGTTTATCGGTTGCCGCACTGAGCCGAAAATGGTGGTAATGGACGCGGTCACGGGGAAAGTCATCAACAGCTTCCCCATCGCTGCGGGGGTGGATTACGCTGGCTTCGATCCGCAAGCCAAGCTGATCTTCTTTTCGTGCGGCTCCGGCACCTTGAACATCTTCCACGAGAAGTCGGCGGACAGCTACGAAGATGCCGGCGCAGTCAAAACCCAACCGAGCGCGAAGACGATGGCCTTCGATCCGAAGACCAAGAAGGTCTTTTTGCCTGCGGTTGAATATCAAGAGACACCCGCGACTGAGCCGGGTAAGCCGCCCCAACGCAGCATGAAGCCAGGCACATTTACCTTGCTGATCGTCGGCAAATAA